A genomic window from Haliaeetus albicilla chromosome 10, bHalAlb1.1, whole genome shotgun sequence includes:
- the NAXE gene encoding NAD(P)H-hydrate epimerase, translating into MGAPPRGRPCLRACSVPSRAEPSRSRRMPGPRALLGLGLLVAAGVRAGGRCPNRGWDRSWDRDRERCRPHRAMHGPNAGSGPRGLRFLGQDEAQAIDQELFTEYKFSVDQLMELAGLSCATAIAKAYPPSSFTTSQPAVLVVCGPGNNGGDGLVCARHLKMFGYQPTVYYPKRPNKPLFEGLTTQCQKMDIPFLPEFPAEAALIDELYGLVVDAIFGFSFKGAVREPFGSILSTLERITVPIASIDIPSGWDVEKGKADGLQPDMLISLTAPKKAAMHFAGRYHFLGGRFVPAALQEKYTLNLPPYPETDCVLQLT; encoded by the exons ATGGGCGCtccgccccggggccgcccctgcCTCCGCGCCTGCTCCgtaccgagccgagccgagccgagccgctCCCGCCGCATGCCGGGACCGCGGGCGCTGCtgggcctggggctgctggtagCGGCAGGGGTTCGGGCGGGGGGACGCTGCCCGAACCGGGGCTGGGACCGGAGCTGGGACCGGGACCGAGAGCGGTGCCGTCCCCACCGCGCCATGCACGGGCCTAACGCGGGGTCCGGCCCGCGGGGGCTCCGCTTCCTCGG gcaggaCGAGGCCCAGGCCATCGACCAGGAGCTCTTCACGGAGTACAAGTTCAGCGTGGATCAGCTGatggagctggcagggctgagctgtGCCACCGCCATTGCCAAG GCCTACCCACCCAGCTCCTTCACCACCAGCCAGCCTGCCGTGCTGGTGGTGTGCGGGCCAGGCAACAACGGCGGCGATGGCTTGGTCTGCGCCCGACACCTGAAAATGTTT GGCTACCAGCCAACCGTGTATTACCCCAAACGCCCCAACAAGCCCCTCTTTGAAGGTTTAACCACCCAGTGCCAGAAGATGGACATCCCCTTCCTCCCCGAATTCCCAGCCGAG GCTGCACTCATCGATGAGCTCTATGGCCTGGTGGTGGATGCAATTTTCGGGTTCAGCTTCAAGGGGGCAGTGCGAGAGCCCTTCGGTAGCATCCTCAGCACCCTTGAGCGCATCACAGTGCCCATCGCCAGCATCGACATTCCCTCGG GCTGGGATgtggagaaggggaaggcagACGGTCTCCAGCCCGACATGCTCATCTCCCTCACGGCACCCAAGAAGGCAGCAATGCATTTTGCCGGCCGCTACCACTTCCTCGGGGGCAGGTTTGTGCCTGCCGCGCTCCAGGAGAAATACACTTTAAACCTGCCACCGTACCCCGAGACAGACTGTGTCCTGCAGCTGACCTAg
- the TTC24 gene encoding LOW QUALITY PROTEIN: tetratricopeptide repeat protein 24 (The sequence of the model RefSeq protein was modified relative to this genomic sequence to represent the inferred CDS: inserted 1 base in 1 codon; deleted 1 base in 1 codon; substituted 1 base at 1 genomic stop codon), whose product MPAQAACCVFLSLAGRSLTLPMASEEAANPGAQPAVPAAPAIQKKSWKKGKEKPETREDAQEGGDEGTGQAAEIKGLMRARRRALVLGDAQEAVGCFRKALLLSRGTASPQLRRACAFNLGVACVETGKPKRGLEFLLQSQPSEGESREHLGDLYFNIGAAHEGLWDFLKALEYFDKAISHDHAVQAGSRAGPXVQMGCCYLGMRDPAXAVRCFLDAARTYAVAASPEAAAVALAGRAAPSRASGSMLLSQRFRATEIVGVLTQCRSLCESIPNPALQGKLYNDISLGYSQLRIFSLAAKSFERALVLCGGKLDRCREAALLQNPGAAHNALCSFGTMLGWHRRVAALHSALGNRRAQGQCFGNLAYTCSRLRNHEAATENYLHALQAFRDSGDMQGQWQACEGLGVACFHLGDPQKAIGHCKEALTLLSHCQDTPRAAHERIVHKLTNAIQHQLCLHGRLSCGGGWVPTPAPQEPGQLRFCSTLPHASRTRLRGSKA is encoded by the exons ATGCCGGCTCAGGCTGCCTGCtgtgtctttctctctcttgccGGCAGGTCACTCACCCTGCCCATGGCTTCCGAGGAGGCTGCTaacccaggagcccagcccgcagtccccgcagcccccgccaTCCAGAAGAAGAgctggaagaaagggaaggagaagccCGAGACCAGGGAAGATGCTCAGGAGGGAGGGGATGAGGGAACGGGGCAGGCAGCCGAGATCAAGGGGCTCATGCGAGCCAGGCGCCGGGCGCTGGTGCTGGGTGACGCACAGGAGGCAGTGGGGTGCTTCAGGAAGGCGCTTCTCCTCTCTAGGGGTACGGCGAGCCCCCAGCTCCGCAGGGCTTGTGCCTTCAACCTGGGGGTTGCCTGTGTGGAGACCGGGAAGCCCAAAAGGGGCCTTGAGTTcctccttcagtcccagccctCAGAGGGGGAAAGCAGGGAGCACTTGGGGGACCTTTATTTCAATATTGGGGCGGCTCATGAAGGGCTCTGGGACTTTCTGAAGGCTCTGGAGTATTTTGACAAAGCCATCAGCCATGACCACGCGGTGCAGGCTGGCAGCCGAGCAGGAC GCGTACAGATGGGCTGCTGCTACCTGGGGATGCGGGACCCAGCCTGAGCCGTGCGTTGCTTTCTGGATGCCGCGCGGACCTATGCGGTGGCTGCAAGCCCCGAGGCTGCCGCGGTGGCTCTG GCAGGGCGAGCGGCTCCGAGCAGGGCAAGCGGCTCCATGCTGCTGAGCCAACGGTTCAGGGCGACGGAGATCGTGGGCGTTCTCACCCAGTGCCGCTCGCTCTGTGAGAGCATCCCCAACCCAGCCCTGCAAG GGAAACTCTACAATGACATCAGCCTTGGCTACTCCCAACTCCGCATCTTCTCCCTGGCTGCCAAGAGCTTTGAGCGGGCCCTTGTCCTCTGTGGTGGCAAGCTGGACCGGTGCAGGGAGGCTGCGCTGCTGCAGAACCCGGGTGCTGCCCACAACGCCCTGTGCAGCTTTGGCAcaatgctgggctggcaccggCGAGTGGCGGCACTGCACA GTGCTTTAGGGAACCGGAGGGCGCAGGGGCAGTGCTTTGGTAACCTGGCGTATACCTGCAGCCGGCTCAGGAACCACGAGGCTGCCACAGAGAACTACCTGCACGCCTTGCAAGCCTTCCGGGACTCGG GGGATATGCAGGGGCAGTGGCAAGCATGCGAGGGACTGGGAGTAGCCTGCTTCCACCTGGGAGACCCCCAGAAAGCCATCGGGCACTGCAAGGAGGCCCTGACTTTGCTTTCCCACTGCCAG GACACCCCCAGAGCTGCCCACGAGCGGATTGTGCACAAGCTCACCAATGCCATCCAGCACCAGCTCTGCCTCCATGGCCGCCTCTcctgtgggggtggctgggtgcccaccccagcccca CAGGAACCCGGCCAGCTGCGGTTTTGCTCCACGCTGCCCCACGCCAGCAGGACACGGCTCCGGGGGAGCAAGGCATGA
- the LOC138687573 gene encoding G patch domain-containing protein 4 encodes MSGPEPPGRGMRFAESQLRRHGWRRGQGLGKREDGIAEAIRVKVKCGTAGVGHDAAEPFSFHWWDHVFNKAAANIAVEAGQDGISLKTLSEQGVRISNKKPRKASSAGSMLYGRFVKSATLTARGEESTKLPSGSESSEEEKLDLSSARRLTDEELMRACGGRTAHKGARHGLTMSAKLARLEEQEQAFLTTYQHKERQHEPPESSHPAERLKKQEKKKKKRKQTRDGADPEVVQGQEPSREEEAAGQEGKVVKRKKKKKNQEPSREKEVAGEERKATKRKKKKKQEEEEKEEPVETEKKEDKEEPAETEVPLKDTDGPDQAGHSPRKRRKKRKKEPE; translated from the exons ATGAGTGGCCCGGAGCCGCCGGGGCGTGGGATGCGGTTTGCGGAGAGCCAGCTACGGCGGCACGGCTGGCGGCGAG ggcaggggctggggaagcGGGAGGACGGCATCGCCGAGGCCATCCGGGTGAAGGTGAAGTGCGGCACGGCGGGG GTGGGACATGACGCGGCAGAGCCCTTCTCCTTCCACTGGTGGGATCACGTCTTCAACAAGGCGGCTGCCAACATCGCTGTGGAGGCTGGGCAG GATGGCATCTCCTTGAAGACGCTTTCCGAGCAGGGAGTCAGAATCAGCAATAAGAAGCCCCGCAAggccagcagtgctggcagcatGCTGTATGGCCGCTTTGTGAAG TCAGCCACACTCACAGCACGCGGGGAGGAGTCCACAAAGCTGCCCTCCGGCTCAGAGAGCAGCGAGGAGGAGAAGCTGGACCTCTCTTCGGCCAGGAG GCTGACGGACGAGGAGCTGATGCGAGCGTGTGGGGGCCGCACAGCACACAA GGGTGCCCGTCATGGCCTGACCATGAGCGCTAAGCTGGCACgcctggaggagcaggagcaagCCTTCCTGACCACATACCAACACAAGGAGAGGCAGCATGAGCCACCAGAGAGCAGCCACCCAGCAGAGAGgctgaaaaaacaggaaaaaaagaagaaaaaaaggaaacagactAGGGATGGAGCTGATCCCGAAGTGGTGCAGGGCCAGGAGCCAAGCAGAGAAGAGGAGGCGGCGGGACAGGAAGGGAAGGTtgtgaagaggaagaagaagaagaagaaccAGGAGCcaagcagagaaaaggaggtggCAGGAGAGGAACGGAAGGCtacaaagaggaagaagaagaagaagcaggaggaggaggagaaagaagagccAGTTGagacagagaagaaggaggacaAAGAAGAGCCAGCTGAGACAGAGGTACCTCTAAAAGACACAGATGGGCCAGACCAGGCTGGGCACAGCcccaggaagaggaggaagaaaaggaagaaggagccggaatGA
- the IQGAP3 gene encoding ras GTPase-activating-like protein IQGAP3: MEGVGLVQHERLTADEMDEQRRQNVAYQYLCHLEEAKRWMEACLSEELPPLIELEETLRNGVVLAKLGHCFAPTVVPLKKIYDCEQTQYKAAGLHFRHTDNINYWRDAMSHVGLPSIFHPETTDIYDKKNMPRVVYCIHALSLYLFKLGLAPQIQDLYGKLDFTEEEINNMKRELEKYGLQLPAFSKIGGILANELSVDEAAVHAAVLAINEAVDRGVVAQTMMALRNPSAMLLDLREVLSGAYQEVLHRAKLEKGSNARNRYLQVIPEGEDIYDRCLTQAEIQGNINKVNVHGALEEVDDALERQDALALYRALQDPILTLRCLQRDNLDRYLEQLSMDRQQKALELGYMDLLEQEELEAGILMVNKKGEEEQAMLRAVSRINAAIRRGMPAKTLEVLMDPAAQLPHVYPLAAPLYQCQLALLQHQHPRGELVQEELFVAVEMLSAVALVNQALDAGDPDGLWSSLVSSALGLSGVEDANAQRYFEDLLQLKGQSREAGEEFLSWNDIQDSVNDTNSSVRDENDRVLAVRLINEALVQADPEKTLAALLLPAAALPDITLPTARHYHDVLARARRLKAQATEDDGAVLWWEEIQEGVCKANQDTVAARRMALGTAAINQAIKEGKAAQTLRVLRNPDVALCGVVSACAVAYQEQLAALMATKRQAGSVKPCWIRHRLIDGAEYYLNLQTFEGSWQHPHDGGLNTTHLSREEIQLVVTRVTVAHDQECLWASNVAFVVRLQARLRGFLVRREFAAQRHILREQWPAAIRIQACWRGHKQRRAYLERLRYLQANADAAIKIQAGVRMWQARRKYQERLCYFRQNIKAVIKIQAFVRANKARGDYRMLVHAKSPPLSIVRRFIHLLEQSQQDFWEESEVLRLQEEVVKRIRASQQLESDLDLMDIKIGLLVKNRITLQEVVSHCKKLTKKNKEQLLEMMSIDKQKGLKSLSKEKRQKLEAYQHLFYLLQTQPVYLARLIFQMPQNKSTKFMESVIFTLYNYASNPREAYLLLQLFKAALQEEIRSKVDHIHDILTGNATVIRMVVSFYRNTRGQNALRQILGGPVQEVLQDKTLSIRTNPVDIYKAWINQTESQSGQKSKLPYEVSPEQALSHPEVQRRLDISICNLLTVTDKFISAITSSVDKIPYGMRYVAKILRTSLAEKFPKASVEEIDKIVGNLLYYRFMNPAVVAPDGFDIVDISAGMTLHPDHRRSLGSIAKVLQHAAAHKAFDGENAHLCGLNQYLEDTHNKFRRFISAACCVPEPEERFNVDEYSDMVAVAKPVIYITVGELINTHKLLLEHQDTIAPHHGDPLHELLEDLDELPTVQSLVGESVPSPVDSSAEQVLSQLSKMEISLTLTGKLVPVASSEESDVRSLLLSTKQMLVDVIQSQAGDCLPEILWTQASEHEEASHDHLMHRRALQDAQTPAKLKRNRSLAANSQLSMEEKKRKIIRNLWRLESLGLVDSAHQYQELINELAKDIRNQRRYRQHRKGEVLKLRQTLEGLNAKTLFYEEQIDYYNQYIKTCLDNLAASNKISGKNKKLQSLHYTAARLFEKGVLLEIEDLPLSQFRNVIFDIIPCEESGRFQVKAKFMGIDMERFQLHYQDLLQLQYEGVAVMKMFDKAKVNVNLLIFLLNKKFFKK; the protein is encoded by the exons ATGGAGGGAGTGGGGCTGGTGCAGC ATGAGCGCCTCACCGCAGATGAGATGGATGAGCAGAGGAGACAGAACGTCGCCTACCAGTATCTGTGTCACTTGGAGGAAGCCAAGCG CTGGATGGAGGCCTGCCTGAGTGAGGAGCTGCCCCCTCTCATAGAGCTGGAGGAGACCCTGCGCAACGGGGTCGTCCTTGCCAAGCTGGGCCACTGCTTTGCCCCCACTGTGGTCCCTCTGAAGAAGATCTATGACTGTGAGCAGACACAGTACAAG GCAGCCGGGCTTCACTTTCGGCACACGGATAACATCAACTACTGGCGTGATGCCATGAGCCATGTGGGGCTTCCCTCG ATTTTCCACCCGGAGACCACCGACATCTATGACAAGAAGAACATGCCCCGGGTGGTCTACTGCATCCATGCGCTCAG CTTGTACCTCTTCAAGCTAGGGCTGGCTCCTCAGATCCAGGACTTGTACGGGAAATTGGACTTCACAG AGGAGGAAATCAACAACATGAAGCGGGAGCTGGAGAAGTACggcctgcagctgcctgccttcaGCAAGATCGGGGGCATTTTGGCCAATGAGCTCTCAGTGGACGAAGCAGCAG TCCATGCTGCGGTGCTGGCAATCAACGAAGCGGTGGATCGAGGAGTGGTGGCACAGACAATGATGGCCCTCCGCAACCCCAGCGCGATGCTTCTCGACCTGCGTGAGGTGCTGTCTGGTGCCTACCAGGAGGTGCTCCACCGGGCAAAGCTGGAGAAGGGCAGCAATGCCAGGAACAGG TACCTGCAGGTCATCCCCGAGGGTGAAGATATCTATGACCGGTGTCTGACCCAGGCTGAAATCCAAGGGAACATCAACAAAGTGAATG TGCATGGAGCTCTGGAGGAGGTGGACGATGCCCTGGAGAGACAGGACGCGCTGGCGCTGTACCGTGCACTGCAGGACCCCATCCTGACCCTGCGCTGCCTCCAGCGGGACAACCTTGACCGCTACTTGGAGCAGCTCAGCATGGACCGGCAGCAGAAGGCGCTG gagctgggctacatggacctgctggagcaggaggagttGGAGGCAGGAATCCTCATGGTGAACAAGAAGGGCGAGGAGGAGCAAGCCA TGCTGCGGGCTGTCAGCCGGATCAACGCGGCCATCCGTCGAGGGATGCCGGCCAAAACATTGGAAGTGCTGATGGACCCTGCAGCGCAGCTGCCTCATGTGTACCCGCTCGCTGCACCCCTGTACCAGTGccagctggcactgctgcagcatcAGCACCCAAGG GGTGAGCTGGTGCAGGAGGAGCTGTTCGTGGCTGTGGAGATGCTTTCGGCTGTGGCACTGGTTAACCAAGCCTTGGATGCTGGGGACCCCGACGGGCTCTGGAGCAGCCTCgtcagctctgccctgggcCTCTCGGGTGTCGAGGATGCAAATGCGCAGCG GTATTTTGAGGACTTACTGCAGTTGAAAGGCCAATCTAGGGAAGCAGGAGAGGAGTTCCTGAGCTGGAATGACATTCAGGACAGCGTGAATGACACCAATTCATCAGTGCGAGATGAAAACGACC GAGTTCTTGCTGTCCGGCTGATCAATGAGGCGCTGGTGCAGGCGGACCCTGAGAAGACGCTGGCGGCTTTGCTGCTGCCGGCAGCCGCCCTGCCTGACATCACCCTCCCAACTGCTCGGCACTACCACGATGTCCTGGCCCGGGCACGAAGGCTGAAAGCCCAG GCCACAGAGGATGATGGAGCTGTGCTTTGGTGGGAAGAGATCCAGGAAGGGGTCTGCAAGGCCAACCAGGACACGGTGGCAGCCAGGAGGA TGGCTCTGGGCACCGCTGCCATCAACCAGGCCATCAAGGAGGGGAAGGCAGCGCAGACCCTGCGGGTGCTGCGCAACCCCGATGTGGCCCTGTGTGGTGTGGTGAGTGCCTGCGCCGTGGCGTACCAGGAGCAGCTCGCGGCTCTGATGGCCACCAAGAGACAAGCAG GGAGTGTGAAGCCATGCTGGATCCGACACAGGCTGATAGACGGTGCTGAGTACTACCTGAACCTGCAGACCTTCGAGGGCAGCTGGCAGCACCCACATGACGGTGGCCTCAACACCACGCACCTGAGCCGGGAGGAGATCCAG TTGGTTGTCACCCGAGTGACCGTTGCACATGACCAGGAGTGCCTGTGGGCGTCCAATGTTGCCTTCGTGGTGCGGCTGCAGGCTCGGCTGCGGGGCTTCCTTGTCCGCCGGGAGTTTGCGGCACAACGGCACATCCTGCGGGAGCAGTGGCCAGCTGCTATCAGGATCCAG GCTTGTTGGAGAGGGCACAAACAGCGCAGAGCTTACCTGGAGAGACTGCGCTACCTGCAAGCCAATGCAGATGCTGCGATAAAG ATCCAGGCAGGTGTGAGGATGTGGCAGGCTCGGAGAAAGTACCAGGAGAGGCTCTGCTACTTCAGGCAGAAT ATTAAAGCTGTAATTAAAATCCAGGCTTTTGTGCGAGCTAACAAGGCCCGTGGGGATTACAGAATGCTGG TCCATGCTAAGAGCCCACCGCTGAGCATCGTCCGGCGCTTCATCCACTTGCTGGAGCAGAGCCAGCAAGACTTCTGGGAGGAGTCGGAGGTGCTGcggctgcaggaggaggtggtgaAGAGGATCCGTGCCAGCCAGCAGTTGGAGAGTGACCTGGACCTCATGGACATCAAGATTGGGCTGCTGGTCAAGAACAGGATCACGCTGCAG GAGGTGGTCTCCCACTGCAAGAAGCTGACCAAGAAGAACAAGGAGCAGCTTTTGGAGATGATGTCCATAGACAAGCAGAAGGGGCTCAAGTCGCTCAGCAAGGAGAAGCGGCAGAAGCTGGAGGCATACCAGCATCTCTTCTACCTACTGCag ACCCAGCCTGTGTACTTGGCCAGGCTGATCTTCCAGATGCCACAGAACAAGTCCACTAAATTCATGGAGTCGGTGATCTTTACACTTTACAACTATGCATCCAACCCACGGGAGGCTTacctgctgctccagctcttcaaagcagcactgcaggaggAGATCAG GTCCAAGGTGGACCACATCCATGACATCCTGACGGGGAATGCCACGGTGATCCGGATGGTGGTCAGCTTCTACCGCAACACGCGTGGGCAGAATGCCCTGCGGCAGATCCTGGGTGGCCCGGTACAGGAGGTTCTGCAGGACAAGACCCTCAGCATCCGCACCAACCCCGTGGACATCTACAAGGCATGGATCAACCAGACTGAGTCGCAGAGTGGGCAGAAAAG CAAGCTCCCATACGAGGTCAGCCCTGAGCAGGCTCTCAGCCACCCCGAGGTCCAAAGGCGGCTGGATATTTCTATCTGCAACCTCCTCACGGTGACAGACAAGTTCATCTCTGCCATCACCTCTTCTGTAGACAAGATCCC CTATGGGATGCGCTACGTGGCCAAAATCCTGAGGACATCCTTGGCTGAGAAATTCCCCAAGGCCTCGGTGGAGGAGATTGACAAG ATCGTGGGGAACCTGCTCTACTACCGCTTCATGAATCCGGCAGTGGTGGCCCCTGATGGCTTTGATATTGTGGACATCTCAGCCGGGATGACCCTGCATCCCGACCACCGTCGCAGCCTGGGCTCCATTGCCAAAGTGCTGCAGCATGCAGCTGCCCACAAGGCCTTTGATGGGGAGAATGCTCATCTCTGCGGGCTGAACCAGTACCTGGAGGACACCCACAACAAGTTCAG gaggTTCATATCTGCTGCTTGCTGCGTCCCAGAGCCAGAAGAGAGGTTTAATGTGGATGAGTACTCTGATATGGTGGCAGTGGCCAAACCAGTTATCTACATCACAGTGGGGGAACTCATCAACACGCACAAA ctcctgctggagcACCAGGACACCATCGCGCCGCACCATGGAGACCCCCTGCATGAGCTTCTGGAAGATCTTGATGAGCTTCCTACAGTCCAGTCCCTTGTTG GGGAGAGTGTTCCCAGCCCGGTGGACAGCAGTGCCGAGCAGGTGCTCTCCCAGCTCAGCAAAATGGAGATCTCCCTCACCCTCACTGGTAAGCTGGTGCCGGTGGCCAGCAGCGAGGAGAGTGACGTGAGGAGCTTGCTGCTGAG CACCAAGCAGATGCTGGTGGATGTGATCCAGTCCCAGGCAGGAGACTGCCTCCCAGAGATCCTGTGGACTCAGGCCTCGGAGCATGAG GAAGCCTCCCATGACCATCTCATGCACAGGCGAGCGCTGCAGGATGCCCAGACCCCTGCTAAGCTGAAACGCAACCGCTCCCTGGCTGCTAACAGCCAGCTGTCCATGGAAGAGAAGAAGCGCAAGATCATCCGCAACCTGTGGCGCTTGGAGAGCTTGGGGCTCGTGGACTCTGCCCATCAGTACCAGGAGCTCATCAACGAACTGGCCAAG GATATCCGCAACCAGAGGCGTTACCGGCAGCACCGCAAAGGGGAGGTCCTGAAGCTGAGACAGACCCTGGAGGGCCTCAATGCCAAGACCTTGTTTTACGAGGAGCAAATTGATTATTACAACCAGTACATCAAGACCTGCCTTGACAACCTGGCAGCCAGCAACAA GATCAGTGGGAAGAACAAGAAGCTGCAGTCACTGCACTACACGGCGGCCCGGCTGTTTGAGAAGGGCGTGCTGCTGGAGATTGAGGACTTGCCGCTCAGCCA GTTCAGGAATGTGATTTTTGACATCATCCCCTGTGAGGAATCGGGCAGGTTCCAGGTGAAAGCTAAATTCATGGGGATTGACATGGAGCGGTTCCAGCTGCACTACCAG gacctgctgcagctgcaatACGAGGGTGTAGCCGTCATGAAGATGTTTGATAAAGCCAAGGTCAATGTCAACCTGCTCATTTTCCTCCTCAACAAGAAGTTCTTCAAGAAGTAA